One region of Agrobacterium tumefaciens genomic DNA includes:
- a CDS encoding tellurite resistance TerB family protein yields the protein MFNQIQSFIQNLVGQHADEFSPDDLRVAVAALCFQVMEADGTVSKSERDRLREILHDYYHLDAGKLDALLAAGQEAGKEAVDYYRFTTDIRRHLDEEQRVELVGILWDIVYADGERSEMEDHVIWRVADLLGVSVRDRVLQRQQAATRSGPAEESENEDDAV from the coding sequence ATGTTCAACCAGATCCAGTCGTTTATTCAAAACCTCGTTGGCCAGCATGCGGATGAATTCAGCCCCGATGATCTGAGGGTCGCGGTGGCCGCCCTCTGTTTTCAGGTGATGGAAGCGGACGGCACCGTCTCCAAAAGCGAACGTGATCGCCTTCGTGAGATCCTCCACGACTATTATCATCTCGATGCCGGCAAGCTGGACGCGCTTCTTGCCGCCGGCCAGGAGGCCGGCAAGGAAGCCGTAGACTATTACCGATTCACCACCGATATCCGCCGCCATCTCGATGAAGAGCAGCGCGTGGAGCTTGTTGGCATCCTCTGGGATATTGTTTACGCTGACGGCGAACGAAGCGAGATGGAAGATCATGTGATCTGGCGCGTGGCCGATCTACTCGGTGTTTCCGTGCGCGACAGGGTTCTGCAACGTCAGCAGGCCGCCACCAGGTCCGGACCCGCTGAAGAAAGCGAAAACGAAGACGATGCTGTTTGA
- a CDS encoding heme biosynthesis protein HemY — MTRILTFVLIVLALGFGFSWLADRPGVLSIVWQGQLIEMSLMVAASIVAALVAAVMLVWWVVNAIWTSPNAARRYFRARKRDRGYQALSTGLIAAGAGNAILARKMTARTQGLLSADQEPLIHLLDAQADLIEGKYDEARRKFEAMARDPETRELGLRGLYIEARRQGAHEAAQQYAEDAAEKAPYLPWAAQATLETRCRNGEWDDAIRLLDQQKAAGVIQRGEAERLKAVLLTAKAGEKLESDPVGAREDAKQALKLAKSLVPAALIAAKSYLREDNLRKAAAVLEPVWKNDPHSQIADLYVRARSGDTAIDRLKRAERLESLKPNNIESLFAVAQAALDAKEFAKARAKAEAAARIEPRESIFLLMADIEEAETGDQGRVRYWMAQALRAPRDPVWVADGVTSEKWLPVSPVTGRLDAFEWKAPFGQLEGPVEDLTIENAIAAAPARTEQAPTPIVVEVAPQPIVVTKPAPIEVKPDVSAPKEKKPATNEVPVEARPADAKTEPVPFFGGAPDDPGVKKPGVDAEPKTRLKLF; from the coding sequence ATGACCAGAATTCTGACTTTCGTCCTCATCGTTCTGGCGCTCGGTTTCGGTTTCTCCTGGCTGGCGGATAGGCCCGGTGTCCTCTCAATCGTCTGGCAGGGCCAGCTGATCGAAATGAGCCTGATGGTCGCCGCCTCCATCGTTGCTGCATTGGTTGCGGCCGTCATGCTGGTCTGGTGGGTCGTCAATGCCATATGGACATCGCCGAACGCGGCACGACGCTATTTTCGCGCCCGCAAGCGCGACCGTGGTTATCAGGCGCTCTCCACCGGCCTCATCGCCGCCGGCGCCGGCAACGCCATTCTGGCCCGCAAGATGACGGCCCGCACGCAGGGGCTTCTCAGCGCTGATCAGGAGCCGCTGATCCACCTGCTTGATGCGCAGGCCGACCTCATCGAAGGCAAATATGACGAGGCGCGGCGCAAATTCGAGGCGATGGCCCGCGATCCTGAAACCCGCGAACTTGGCCTTCGCGGCCTTTACATCGAGGCGCGCCGACAGGGAGCCCATGAAGCAGCCCAGCAATATGCCGAGGACGCAGCCGAAAAAGCCCCCTACCTGCCCTGGGCAGCACAGGCGACGCTGGAAACCCGCTGCCGCAACGGCGAGTGGGATGACGCGATCCGCCTGCTCGACCAGCAAAAAGCAGCAGGCGTCATCCAACGCGGCGAGGCTGAGCGGCTGAAAGCTGTGCTTCTTACCGCAAAGGCCGGTGAAAAACTGGAGAGCGACCCGGTGGGTGCGCGCGAAGACGCAAAACAAGCCCTCAAGCTTGCAAAAAGCCTTGTGCCCGCAGCATTGATCGCAGCAAAATCCTATCTGCGCGAAGACAATCTGCGCAAGGCCGCAGCGGTTCTGGAACCGGTATGGAAGAACGATCCCCACTCGCAGATCGCCGATCTCTATGTTCGGGCGCGCAGCGGCGATACGGCCATTGATCGCCTTAAACGTGCCGAACGGCTTGAGAGCCTGAAACCCAACAACATCGAATCCCTGTTTGCCGTGGCGCAGGCAGCTCTCGACGCCAAGGAATTTGCCAAGGCGCGTGCCAAAGCGGAAGCCGCCGCCCGGATCGAGCCGCGCGAAAGCATCTTCCTGCTGATGGCCGACATCGAGGAAGCCGAAACCGGCGATCAGGGGCGGGTGCGTTACTGGATGGCGCAGGCGCTGCGCGCACCGCGTGATCCCGTCTGGGTGGCAGATGGTGTCACTTCGGAAAAATGGCTTCCGGTTTCGCCCGTGACAGGCCGTCTCGATGCCTTCGAGTGGAAGGCGCCTTTTGGCCAGCTTGAAGGACCTGTCGAAGACCTGACGATCGAAAATGCGATTGCAGCAGCACCGGCAAGGACCGAACAGGCTCCGACCCCGATCGTTGTTGAAGTGGCACCTCAGCCCATTGTTGTGACGAAACCCGCACCCATCGAGGTCAAGCCGGACGTATCTGCCCCGAAGGAGAAAAAGCCGGCAACAAATGAAGTTCCGGTGGAAGCCAGGCCAGCGGATGCGAAGACAGAACCGGTGCCATTTTTCGGTGGTGCACCGGATGATCCCGGCGTCAAGAAACCCGGCGTGGATGCCGAACCCAAAACCCGGCTAAAACTCTTCTGA
- a CDS encoding COG4223 family protein — protein MVSGKPPRHSKSNAEPVTIDLDAKDVKAISADVDAAKTDDKTGETTPAAAQPNVPPKPEAAETSSPAPVWVQTHKTPMEPAPNVHKAEPATGKPQVEKPADKQPETASPKAEAKPVTSATTDASAASASAASAKPATFASTSSSAASGSATTGAKPSTGKPSSGPAKPSTPQQSERKQAAASGVIAAGIVGGLVALAAAGSMQYAGILPSFNVSKTGSDEIAALRTELGSLRQQLANVPAAGGDTSALEQRIAALEGAKGEAPQVDALSEKITALESALTSERSAQASATAELTRRLTDAETKINEPRDDIEVARAIASAALKAAIDRGGPFLTELDTLSKVTPDDPAIASLQSFAATGVPSRSELMQKFPDVANAMLSAINRPDPNQGIMERLTESAFSLVKVRPVGNIEGETPDAMIARMENKLRNGDLQGAALEWNGLPEAAKTASADYKKSLDARIEVENLVGGTLNRAITSTGKQG, from the coding sequence ATGGTATCGGGAAAGCCGCCACGCCACTCCAAGTCAAACGCCGAACCGGTCACCATCGACCTGGACGCAAAAGACGTGAAAGCAATTTCCGCCGACGTGGATGCTGCGAAGACTGATGACAAGACCGGCGAGACGACACCGGCAGCAGCTCAGCCAAACGTTCCTCCCAAGCCAGAAGCAGCCGAAACGTCCAGCCCGGCTCCCGTCTGGGTACAGACGCATAAAACACCCATGGAGCCTGCACCGAACGTTCACAAGGCGGAACCGGCAACCGGCAAGCCCCAGGTGGAAAAACCTGCCGACAAACAGCCCGAGACAGCTTCGCCAAAAGCCGAAGCGAAACCGGTGACCAGCGCGACGACTGACGCAAGCGCTGCTTCCGCTTCCGCGGCGAGCGCGAAGCCTGCGACTTTTGCTTCCACATCGTCGTCCGCAGCATCCGGAAGCGCGACTACTGGTGCAAAGCCATCGACAGGGAAGCCATCCTCCGGACCGGCCAAGCCATCCACGCCACAGCAATCAGAGCGCAAACAGGCGGCAGCCTCCGGTGTGATCGCGGCGGGTATCGTGGGTGGCCTCGTGGCGCTCGCAGCTGCTGGCAGCATGCAATATGCCGGCATTCTGCCCTCGTTTAATGTGAGCAAGACCGGAAGCGATGAGATTGCCGCATTGAGAACCGAGCTAGGGAGCCTGCGTCAGCAGCTCGCCAATGTTCCCGCGGCAGGAGGGGATACCTCGGCGCTGGAACAGCGCATCGCCGCTCTTGAGGGCGCAAAGGGCGAAGCCCCGCAGGTGGACGCACTTTCGGAAAAAATAACCGCGCTGGAATCCGCGCTCACGTCAGAGCGTTCCGCGCAGGCCTCGGCAACGGCGGAGCTGACACGCCGCCTGACTGACGCGGAAACGAAGATCAATGAACCGCGCGACGATATAGAAGTCGCCCGCGCCATTGCGTCGGCTGCACTGAAAGCCGCGATCGATCGCGGTGGGCCGTTCCTCACTGAACTCGACACATTGTCCAAGGTAACCCCGGACGATCCGGCAATCGCATCCTTGCAGTCTTTCGCCGCAACCGGCGTGCCGTCGCGCTCGGAGCTGATGCAGAAATTCCCCGACGTTGCGAATGCGATGCTCTCGGCGATCAATCGGCCCGACCCCAATCAGGGCATCATGGAACGTCTGACGGAAAGCGCCTTTTCGCTGGTGAAGGTCCGCCCCGTCGGAAACATCGAAGGCGAGACCCCCGACGCCATGATCGCGCGCATGGAAAACAAGTTGCGCAACGGAGATCTGCAGGGTGCGGCACTTGAATGGAATGGGCTTCCCGAGGCCGCCAAGACGGCATCCGCCGACTATAAAAAATCTCTGGATGCGCGCATCGAGGTCGAAAACCTGGTGGGAGGCACGTTAAACCGCGCCATCACCAGCACCGGCAAGCAGGGGTAA
- the ppa gene encoding inorganic diphosphatase produces the protein MRIDAISIGKNPPEDVNVIVEVPVGGQPIKYEMDKDAGALIVDRFLYTPMTYPGNYGFVPHTLSDDGDPIDVLICNTRPLVPGCVINVRPIGVMIMEDDGGKDEKILAVPVPKLTRRYDKVHNYTDLPEITLKQIEHFFEHYKDLEPGKWVKMGGWQDVDVAKKLIVEAIERYKTQG, from the coding sequence ATGCGTATCGATGCAATTTCCATTGGCAAGAATCCGCCGGAAGACGTGAATGTTATTGTCGAGGTGCCGGTTGGCGGCCAGCCGATCAAGTACGAGATGGACAAGGACGCCGGTGCGCTGATCGTCGATCGCTTCCTCTACACGCCGATGACCTATCCGGGTAACTATGGCTTCGTGCCGCACACGCTTTCCGACGATGGCGACCCGATCGACGTTCTTATCTGCAATACCCGCCCGCTGGTTCCCGGCTGCGTGATCAATGTGCGCCCCATCGGCGTCATGATCATGGAAGACGACGGCGGCAAGGACGAGAAGATCCTCGCCGTTCCGGTTCCGAAGCTGACGCGCCGTTACGACAAGGTCCACAACTACACCGACCTGCCGGAAATCACGCTGAAGCAGATCGAGCACTTCTTCGAGCACTACAAGGATCTGGAGCCCGGCAAGTGGGTGAAGATGGGCGGTTGGCAGGATGTCGACGTTGCCAAGAAGCTGATCGTCGAAGCCATCGAGCGCTACAAGACGCAGGGCTGA
- a CDS encoding MFS transporter — translation MSLPSAENRFGAFRHSSYRRFFSARFFSAFAIQIVSVSVGWQMYEVTGNAFYLGLIGLFQFLPSLLLILVTGTVADRHNRRRIMAVCLLIAAGCAAALLGLTLAHSFSPWPVFAILVVFGIERAFMGPAVQSLAPNLVPVEDLPNAIAWNSSSWQMASILGPVAGGLLYGLGASVAYSVALVLFIVSAMLAVTIRKPEQRGPAKAISLETMLAGFKFISQEKVVLGAISLDLFAVLLGGAVALMPIFAKEVLTLGPWGLGLLRAAPGIGAITVAVILAFRPIRHHAGLLMFVGVGFFGISTVVFGLSQTAWVSIAALVVMGASDMVSVYVRETLIALWTPDEVRGRVNAVNMVFVGASNELGEFRAGTMAHVVGAVPAVVIGGAGTLAVAVIWALGFSKLRRIDNLDAPR, via the coding sequence ATGTCCCTGCCTTCTGCCGAAAACCGCTTCGGTGCATTCCGGCATAGTTCCTATCGCCGTTTTTTCAGCGCCCGGTTTTTTTCGGCCTTCGCAATCCAGATCGTCAGCGTTTCCGTGGGCTGGCAGATGTATGAGGTCACCGGCAATGCCTTTTATCTCGGCTTGATCGGTCTTTTCCAGTTTCTGCCATCGCTGCTTTTGATCCTTGTCACTGGAACGGTGGCGGACAGGCACAATCGCCGGCGCATTATGGCCGTATGCCTTCTGATCGCGGCCGGTTGCGCGGCGGCTCTGCTTGGCCTGACGCTGGCACACAGCTTTTCTCCCTGGCCGGTCTTTGCCATTCTCGTCGTGTTCGGCATAGAGCGGGCTTTCATGGGGCCGGCGGTGCAATCGCTGGCTCCCAATCTTGTGCCTGTCGAGGATTTGCCGAACGCTATCGCCTGGAACTCCTCTTCATGGCAGATGGCGTCCATTCTTGGCCCTGTCGCCGGTGGCCTGCTTTATGGTCTCGGCGCTTCCGTGGCCTATAGCGTGGCGCTCGTGCTGTTCATCGTGTCCGCTATGCTGGCGGTGACGATCCGCAAACCGGAGCAACGGGGTCCGGCGAAAGCGATCAGCCTCGAGACAATGCTGGCCGGGTTCAAATTCATCTCGCAGGAAAAAGTGGTTCTCGGCGCCATCTCGCTCGATCTTTTTGCCGTGTTGCTCGGCGGCGCTGTCGCCCTGATGCCGATTTTCGCCAAGGAAGTGCTGACACTCGGGCCTTGGGGGCTTGGGCTTCTGCGCGCGGCACCCGGTATCGGCGCCATAACCGTCGCGGTCATTCTGGCGTTCAGGCCCATCCGCCACCATGCCGGCCTGCTGATGTTCGTCGGTGTCGGGTTTTTCGGCATTTCCACCGTGGTGTTCGGACTTTCTCAAACCGCATGGGTGTCCATTGCCGCTTTGGTAGTCATGGGCGCATCGGACATGGTGTCGGTTTATGTGCGGGAAACGTTGATTGCGCTCTGGACGCCGGATGAGGTGCGCGGGCGCGTGAATGCGGTGAACATGGTGTTTGTCGGGGCGTCCAACGAGCTGGGCGAGTTCCGCGCCGGCACCATGGCCCATGTCGTCGGGGCCGTGCCAGCCGTCGTCATCGGCGGGGCGGGCACGCTTGCGGTTGCGGTCATCTGGGCACTCGGCTTTTCGAAGCTGCGCAGGATCGATAATCTCGACGCACCACGCTGA
- a CDS encoding glutamine amidotransferase, with amino-acid sequence MLFDPSRQQRKQPSLLVILHQERSTPGRVGQMLVEKGYRLDIRRPALGDDLPQTLEKHAGAIIFGGPMSANDPHDYIKAEIDWLKVPLKENKPFLGICLGAQMLSKHLGGKVEADREGKVEIGWYPLHATEHGRLLMPHWPKMVYHFHREGFDLPRGAELLASGETYPNQAYRYGKNAWGLQFHAELTRAMMHSWVVRGAQRFGMPNAQVGSQHLEGRMLFDTPLRSWLGNFLDLVFEGKPQR; translated from the coding sequence ATGCTGTTTGACCCCTCCAGGCAACAGAGAAAACAACCTTCGCTGCTCGTCATCCTGCATCAGGAACGTTCCACGCCCGGCCGCGTCGGCCAGATGCTGGTGGAAAAAGGCTATCGGCTAGATATAAGGCGCCCCGCGCTTGGAGACGATCTGCCGCAAACGCTGGAGAAACATGCGGGCGCCATTATCTTCGGCGGCCCGATGAGCGCCAACGACCCGCATGACTATATCAAAGCCGAAATTGACTGGCTGAAAGTGCCGCTGAAGGAAAACAAACCCTTTCTCGGTATCTGCCTCGGCGCACAAATGCTGTCCAAACATCTGGGTGGTAAGGTAGAGGCCGACCGTGAAGGCAAGGTGGAAATCGGCTGGTATCCGCTTCATGCGACCGAACACGGGCGATTGCTGATGCCGCATTGGCCGAAGATGGTCTATCATTTCCACCGCGAAGGGTTCGATTTGCCGCGGGGAGCGGAGCTTCTGGCATCGGGCGAAACCTATCCCAACCAGGCTTACCGATACGGAAAAAACGCCTGGGGCCTTCAGTTTCACGCAGAACTGACCCGCGCGATGATGCACAGCTGGGTGGTGCGTGGCGCACAGCGTTTCGGCATGCCCAATGCGCAGGTCGGCAGCCAGCATCTGGAGGGGCGCATGTTGTTCGACACACCGCTCCGGTCCTGGCTTGGCAATTTCCTTGATCTGGTTTTCGAAGGCAAACCGCAGCGCTGA
- the typA gene encoding translational GTPase TypA, with translation MAIRNIAIIAHVDHGKTTLVDELLKQSGSFRDNQRVAERVMDSNDLEKERGITILAKATSVEWKGVRINIVDTPGHADFGGEVERILSMVDGAIVLVDSSEGPMPQTKFVVSKALKVGLRPIVAINKIDRPDGRHEEVINEVFDLFANLDATDEQLDFPILYGSGRDGWMNVNPEGPKDQGLAPLLDLVLEHVPEPTVEEGPFRLIGTILEANPFLGRIITGRIASGSIKPNQAVKVLGQDGKTIETGRISKILAFRGIERTSIDEAHAGDIVAIAGLSKGTVADTFCDPSVTEAMTAQPIDPPTVTMSFIVNDSPLAGTEGDKVTSRVIRDRLFKEAEGNVALKIEEAEGKDSFFVSGRGELQLAVLIETMRREGFELAVSRPRVVMHKDENGAMMEPIEEVVIDVDEEHSGVVVQKMSERKAEMAELRPSGGNRVRLKFYAPTRGLIGYQSELLTDTRGTAIMNRLFHDYQPYKGAIAGRVNGVLLSNGSGEAVAYAMFNLEDRGPMIIEPGEKVYAGMIIGIHSRDNDLEVNVLKGKQLTNIRAAGKDEAVKLTPPIRMTLDRALSWIQDDELMEVTPKSIRLRKMFLDANDRKRFEKAKLAV, from the coding sequence ATGGCAATTCGCAACATCGCGATTATCGCGCACGTTGACCATGGAAAAACGACGCTCGTTGACGAGCTTCTGAAGCAGTCCGGCTCGTTCCGCGACAACCAGCGCGTTGCGGAACGCGTGATGGATAGCAACGATCTCGAAAAGGAACGCGGCATCACCATTCTTGCCAAGGCGACTTCGGTGGAGTGGAAGGGTGTTCGCATCAACATCGTCGACACCCCCGGCCACGCCGATTTCGGCGGCGAAGTTGAGCGTATCCTGTCGATGGTGGATGGCGCGATCGTTCTGGTCGATAGTTCCGAAGGCCCGATGCCGCAGACGAAGTTCGTCGTCAGCAAGGCGCTGAAGGTTGGTCTTCGCCCGATCGTCGCGATCAACAAGATCGACCGTCCGGATGGCCGCCATGAAGAGGTCATCAACGAAGTTTTCGACCTTTTCGCAAACCTCGATGCTACCGACGAGCAGCTCGACTTCCCGATCCTTTACGGTTCCGGCCGTGACGGCTGGATGAACGTCAACCCAGAAGGTCCGAAGGATCAGGGTCTTGCACCGTTGCTCGATCTGGTTCTCGAGCATGTTCCGGAGCCTACGGTTGAAGAAGGTCCGTTCCGTCTGATCGGTACGATCCTCGAAGCCAACCCCTTCCTCGGCCGTATCATCACCGGCCGTATTGCTTCCGGTTCGATCAAGCCAAACCAGGCCGTGAAGGTACTTGGCCAGGACGGCAAGACGATCGAAACCGGTCGTATTTCCAAGATCCTCGCATTCCGCGGCATTGAGCGCACATCCATCGATGAGGCCCATGCGGGTGACATCGTCGCCATCGCTGGTCTTTCCAAGGGCACTGTTGCCGATACCTTCTGTGACCCTTCCGTCACCGAGGCGATGACCGCGCAGCCGATCGATCCGCCGACCGTTACTATGTCCTTCATCGTCAACGACAGCCCGCTTGCCGGCACCGAAGGCGACAAGGTCACGAGCCGCGTCATCCGCGACCGTCTGTTCAAGGAAGCCGAAGGCAACGTCGCGCTGAAGATTGAAGAGGCTGAAGGCAAGGATTCGTTCTTCGTTTCCGGCCGTGGCGAATTGCAGCTGGCAGTTCTCATCGAAACGATGCGTCGCGAAGGCTTCGAGCTTGCAGTTTCGCGTCCGCGCGTTGTCATGCACAAGGACGAGAACGGCGCCATGATGGAGCCGATCGAAGAAGTCGTGATCGACGTCGATGAAGAGCATTCCGGCGTCGTCGTTCAGAAGATGTCCGAGCGCAAGGCTGAAATGGCTGAGCTCCGTCCCTCCGGCGGTAATCGCGTTCGTCTGAAGTTCTACGCTCCGACCCGCGGCCTGATCGGCTACCAGTCGGAACTTTTGACCGACACGCGCGGCACGGCGATCATGAACCGTCTGTTCCACGACTATCAGCCGTACAAGGGTGCGATTGCTGGTCGCGTTAACGGCGTTCTTTTGTCGAACGGTTCGGGCGAAGCTGTCGCCTACGCCATGTTCAACCTGGAAGATCGTGGCCCGATGATCATCGAGCCGGGTGAGAAGGTTTATGCCGGCATGATTATCGGCATTCACTCTCGCGATAACGATCTCGAAGTGAACGTGCTGAAGGGCAAGCAGCTGACCAACATCCGCGCCGCCGGCAAGGATGAAGCCGTAAAGCTGACGCCGCCGATCCGCATGACGCTCGACCGCGCGCTTTCCTGGATTCAGGACGACGAGCTGATGGAAGTGACGCCGAAGTCCATCCGTCTGCGCAAGATGTTCCTCGACGCCAACGATCGCAAGCGTTTCGAAAAGGCGAAGCTCGCAGTTTGA
- a CDS encoding DUF167 domain-containing protein, producing the protein MSDLWQRHGDHIRLSVRLTPNGGRDAIDGVEQDAAGNAHLKARVSAVPEGGKANKALVILLAKKLGLPQSSITFISGETARKKILRIDTDPEDFEKLFRKLGV; encoded by the coding sequence TTGAGCGACCTCTGGCAAAGACACGGCGATCACATACGCCTGTCCGTTCGCCTCACCCCGAACGGGGGACGCGATGCCATTGACGGCGTGGAGCAGGATGCTGCCGGAAATGCCCATCTAAAGGCCCGCGTCAGCGCAGTGCCTGAAGGCGGCAAGGCGAACAAGGCCCTGGTCATTTTGCTGGCGAAAAAACTCGGACTGCCCCAATCGTCCATCACCTTCATTTCAGGTGAAACAGCGCGTAAAAAAATCCTCCGGATCGATACCGACCCGGAGGATTTCGAAAAGCTTTTTAGAAAGCTGGGAGTCTAA
- a CDS encoding YggT family protein, with translation MLALFQTIDLALNLYTWVLIASAIFSWLYAFNVINSRNQFVNAIGSFLVNVTEPVLRPIRSILPNLGGIDISPIILLLIIFFIRSFMWNTLYPMVA, from the coding sequence ATGCTTGCCCTGTTTCAGACCATCGATCTGGCTTTGAACCTCTATACGTGGGTGCTGATCGCCAGCGCCATTTTTTCCTGGCTTTACGCCTTCAACGTCATCAACTCCCGCAACCAGTTCGTGAATGCCATCGGCAGCTTTCTGGTCAACGTCACCGAGCCGGTTCTGCGCCCAATCCGTAGCATTCTGCCTAATCTCGGCGGCATCGATATTTCGCCGATCATCCTGCTGCTGATCATCTTCTTCATCCGCTCCTTCATGTGGAATACGCTCTATCCCATGGTCGCTTGA
- a CDS encoding GNAT family N-acetyltransferase gives MKTLSIDVRRAEPQDARAIAEAHRLSWQQAYAGLIPHRPLTQMLERRGEIWWKKATRGSATMLVVEVKGVVAGYATLGLSRARGLPHDGEIYELYLRPEYQGIGLGSLLFTEARRLLTSLGCNGVVVWCLEDSEVANRFFRSHGGRDIAEGMEDFGGRSLRKIGFVWN, from the coding sequence ATGAAAACGTTATCCATAGATGTTCGCCGAGCCGAACCGCAAGATGCGCGCGCAATAGCCGAAGCGCACCGTCTGTCATGGCAACAGGCCTATGCCGGGCTGATCCCGCACCGACCGCTGACGCAGATGCTGGAGCGCCGCGGCGAAATCTGGTGGAAGAAGGCGACCCGGGGTTCCGCAACCATGCTGGTGGTGGAAGTGAAGGGCGTGGTTGCCGGATATGCCACGCTGGGCTTAAGCCGTGCGCGTGGGCTGCCGCATGACGGCGAGATCTACGAGCTTTATCTGCGGCCGGAATATCAGGGCATCGGGCTTGGCTCGCTGCTGTTCACGGAAGCTCGCCGGCTGCTGACCTCGCTCGGCTGCAACGGTGTTGTGGTCTGGTGCCTCGAAGATAGCGAGGTCGCCAATCGGTTTTTCCGTTCCCATGGCGGCCGGGACATCGCCGAGGGCATGGAAGATTTCGGCGGCAGGTCGCTGCGCAAGATCGGTTTCGTCTGGAACTAA